In one window of Haemophilus parainfluenzae DNA:
- the dnaN gene encoding DNA polymerase III subunit beta: MQFSISRENLLKPLQQVCGVLSNRPNIPVLNNVLLQIEDNRLTITGTDLEVELSSYTQLSSSTADGAFTIPAKKFLDICRTLSDEFEITVTFEEDRAIVESGRSKFNLTALPAEEYPNLTDWQSEVDFALPQSTLRRLIEATQFSMANQDARYFLNGMKFETEGNLLRTVATDGHRLAVCTIELDQDLQTHSVILPRKGVLELNRLLESSDELARLQIGTNNLRIHLNHIVFTSKLIDGRFPDYRRVLPRNATRIVEGNWETLKQAFVRASILSNERVRSVRLNLSENQLKITASNPEHEVAEEIVDVNYQGEEMEVGFNVTYILDVLNALKCQQVRIRLTDASSSCLIENSEDASAEYVIMPMRL; encoded by the coding sequence ATGCAATTTAGCATTTCAAGAGAAAATCTATTAAAACCCTTACAGCAAGTTTGTGGCGTATTAAGCAATCGTCCTAATATTCCAGTATTAAATAACGTGTTATTACAAATTGAAGATAACCGTTTAACTATTACGGGTACAGACCTTGAAGTTGAGCTTTCTAGCTATACTCAACTTTCTTCTTCAACAGCAGATGGCGCGTTCACCATTCCGGCTAAAAAATTCTTGGATATTTGCCGCACGCTATCAGATGAATTTGAAATTACAGTTACCTTTGAAGAAGATCGCGCAATTGTAGAGTCTGGTCGCAGTAAGTTTAATCTCACGGCTCTACCCGCTGAAGAATATCCAAATCTAACGGATTGGCAATCTGAAGTGGATTTTGCCTTACCGCAAAGCACCTTGCGTCGCTTAATTGAAGCCACCCAATTTTCAATGGCAAACCAGGATGCCCGCTATTTCTTAAATGGCATGAAATTTGAAACCGAAGGTAATTTATTACGTACTGTTGCAACTGACGGTCACCGTCTTGCCGTTTGTACGATCGAATTAGATCAAGATCTGCAAACTCATTCGGTTATTCTGCCACGCAAAGGTGTATTAGAACTGAATCGCCTATTAGAAAGCAGTGATGAGCTTGCTCGTTTGCAAATCGGCACGAATAATCTTCGTATTCACTTAAACCACATTGTGTTTACCTCAAAACTTATTGATGGTCGCTTCCCTGATTACCGTCGTGTATTACCACGTAATGCAACTCGTATCGTAGAAGGTAACTGGGAAACCTTAAAACAAGCCTTTGTACGCGCATCTATCCTTTCAAATGAACGTGTACGTAGCGTACGTTTAAACTTAAGTGAAAACCAACTTAAAATTACCGCATCTAACCCAGAACACGAAGTGGCAGAAGAAATCGTGGATGTGAATTATCAAGGTGAAGAAATGGAAGTGGGCTTTAATGTGACTTACATTTTAGATGTATTGAATGCCTTAAAATGCCAACAAGTACGCATTCGCCTCACAGATGCATCATCAAGCTGCTTAATTGAAAACAGTGAAGATGCAAGCGCAGAATACGTCATTATGCCAATGCGCCTCTAA
- the recF gene encoding DNA replication/repair protein RecF (All proteins in this family for which functions are known are DNA-binding proteins that assist the filamentation of RecA onto DNA for the initiation of recombination or recombinational repair.), producing the protein MAISRLIVEKFRNLNAVDLEFDHGFNFLVGNNGSGKTSLLEAIFYLGHGRSFKSAVANRIISYDEPHFTLFGQIQESQHQWSVGLQKLRQGNTIAKINGEDGNKIADLAHLLPMQLITPEGLTLLNGGPSFRRAFLDWGLFHHHNSFHSSWVALNRLLKQRNAALSQNQPYSAIKIWDIELAKLAHQVSDWRAEYAEALRPEIEKTCQLFLPELEITVSFHQGWEKETEYGELLAQNFERDKAIGYTVSGPQKADFRFKANGLPVEDVLSRGQLKLLMCALRLAQGEHLMIQKQRHCIFLIDDFASELDQHKRALLAERLQQSGSQVFVTAITQGQLKEMQVGKGKLFQVDTGKITVLQS; encoded by the coding sequence ATGGCCATTTCCCGCTTAATTGTTGAAAAATTTAGAAATTTAAATGCCGTGGATCTTGAATTTGATCACGGCTTTAACTTTTTAGTCGGCAATAACGGCAGCGGAAAAACGAGCTTATTAGAAGCCATTTTTTATCTCGGACATGGACGCTCTTTCAAAAGTGCGGTCGCAAATCGCATCATTTCTTACGATGAACCTCATTTCACGCTTTTTGGCCAAATTCAAGAAAGCCAGCATCAATGGTCTGTTGGCTTACAAAAACTTCGTCAAGGTAATACTATTGCGAAAATAAATGGTGAAGACGGTAATAAAATTGCCGATCTCGCTCACCTTTTACCCATGCAATTGATTACGCCAGAAGGGCTGACCCTACTAAATGGTGGACCTAGTTTTCGACGCGCTTTTTTAGATTGGGGCTTATTCCACCACCATAATAGTTTCCATTCCTCTTGGGTCGCATTAAACCGCTTATTAAAACAGCGAAATGCCGCATTAAGTCAAAATCAGCCTTATTCTGCAATAAAAATATGGGATATTGAATTAGCTAAATTAGCCCATCAAGTGAGTGATTGGCGTGCTGAATATGCTGAAGCCTTACGCCCAGAAATTGAAAAAACCTGCCAGTTATTTTTACCTGAATTAGAGATTACTGTTAGCTTTCATCAAGGCTGGGAGAAAGAGACAGAATATGGTGAATTATTGGCGCAAAACTTTGAGCGAGACAAAGCCATTGGCTATACGGTTTCAGGACCACAAAAAGCGGACTTCCGTTTTAAAGCCAATGGATTACCTGTAGAAGATGTGCTCTCTCGTGGTCAATTAAAATTATTAATGTGCGCGCTACGTTTAGCGCAAGGTGAACATTTAATGATTCAAAAACAGCGTCATTGTATCTTCCTAATTGATGACTTTGCCTCAGAGTTGGATCAACATAAACGTGCCTTGCTTGCGGAACGCTTGCAACAAAGTGGATCTCAAGTCTTTGTTACTGCCATCACTCAAGGTCAACTCAAAGAGATGCAAGTGGGAAAAGGAAAATTGTTCCAAGTGGATACCGGTAAGATCACCGTACTACAGTCATAA
- the nagA gene encoding N-acetylglucosamine-6-phosphate deacetylase: protein MKYALINSVIYTKNEVLRDYAVVIEGEYIQSVIPQSELESGIKTIDLKGHNLTAGFIDLQLNGCGGVMFNDQTSVETLEIMQATNLKSGCTSFLPTFITAPDEDIKRAVSIMREYLNKHKNQALGLHIEGPYLSLEKKGVHRPEYIREATPEMKDFLCDNADVITKLTIAAENPTAQYIPDFVKAGIIVSIGHSNATYEVAKAAFHKGATFATHLHNAMSPISSGRAMGVVGAVLDSDVYTGIIVDGVHVNFGNVRLDKKAKGDKLCIVTDSLAAAGAPPELETFTFVGKPIYVKDGRCYDANGTIAGASITMMESIKNAVEYVEIPLAEAIRMSNLYPARAIGVDDRLGSVEAGKVANLAVFTKDYDVIGTVLNGEWKPN from the coding sequence ATGAAGTATGCATTAATTAACAGCGTAATCTACACCAAAAATGAAGTGTTAAGAGATTATGCAGTGGTTATTGAAGGGGAATATATTCAATCCGTTATTCCACAAAGCGAATTAGAAAGTGGGATTAAAACCATTGATTTAAAAGGGCATAATCTCACAGCGGGCTTTATTGATCTGCAGTTAAATGGCTGCGGTGGCGTGATGTTTAACGATCAAACAAGCGTAGAAACATTAGAAATTATGCAAGCGACTAATTTGAAATCAGGCTGTACGAGTTTCTTACCAACGTTTATTACTGCACCGGATGAAGATATCAAACGCGCAGTAAGTATCATGCGAGAGTATTTGAATAAGCATAAAAATCAAGCGCTTGGTTTACACATCGAAGGGCCTTATTTGAGCTTAGAGAAAAAAGGCGTACATCGCCCGGAATATATCCGTGAAGCGACGCCAGAGATGAAAGATTTCTTATGTGATAATGCGGATGTCATTACCAAGCTTACCATTGCCGCTGAAAACCCAACGGCGCAATATATTCCTGATTTTGTGAAAGCAGGCATTATTGTGTCTATTGGGCATTCTAATGCGACTTATGAAGTAGCGAAAGCTGCCTTTCATAAAGGTGCGACTTTTGCGACTCACTTGCACAATGCCATGTCGCCGATCAGTTCAGGACGAGCAATGGGCGTAGTTGGTGCAGTGTTAGATTCTGATGTTTACACGGGGATTATTGTAGATGGTGTGCATGTGAACTTTGGTAACGTTCGCTTAGATAAAAAAGCAAAAGGTGATAAACTTTGCATTGTAACCGATTCTCTTGCTGCTGCAGGTGCACCACCTGAATTGGAAACCTTCACTTTTGTAGGAAAACCGATTTATGTGAAAGACGGTCGTTGCTACGACGCAAATGGTACGATTGCAGGTGCATCGATTACCATGATGGAATCCATCAAAAATGCCGTGGAATATGTGGAAATTCCATTAGCAGAAGCAATTCGTATGAGTAACCTTTACCCTGCGAGAGCGATTGGCGTAGATGATCGTTTAGGCTCAGTTGAAGCAGGTAAGGTAGCAAACTTGGCAGTGTTCACAAAAGATTATGATGTGATTGGTACCGTATTAAACGGCGAATGGAAACCAAACTAA
- the nagB gene encoding glucosamine-6-phosphate deaminase — MRLIPLNNEQQVSRWAARHIADRINHFKPTAERPFVLGLPTGSTPLKTYQELIKLNQAGEVSFKHVVTFNMDEYVGLPKEHPESYHSFMHNNFFNHIDIQPQNINILNGNTDDHDEECRCYEEKIKSYGKIHLFMGGVGVDGHIAFNEPASSLSSRTRIKTLTPDTIIANSRFFNNDVNQVPKYALTIGVGTLLDAEEVMILATGHKKALAVQAAVEGGINHLWTVSALQLHRHFVLVCDEPALQELKVKTVKYFTELEGRAIHSVL, encoded by the coding sequence ATGCGTCTCATTCCTCTGAATAATGAACAACAAGTCAGCCGTTGGGCGGCGCGTCATATTGCTGATCGAATTAATCATTTTAAACCTACAGCAGAACGTCCTTTTGTATTAGGTTTACCAACAGGCAGTACACCACTTAAGACCTATCAAGAATTGATTAAATTAAATCAAGCGGGAGAGGTGAGTTTTAAACATGTAGTGACCTTTAATATGGATGAATATGTGGGTTTGCCAAAAGAGCATCCAGAAAGCTATCACAGTTTTATGCATAATAATTTCTTCAACCATATTGATATTCAACCGCAAAATATCAATATTTTGAATGGTAACACCGATGACCATGATGAAGAATGTCGTTGTTATGAAGAAAAAATTAAATCTTACGGTAAAATTCATTTATTTATGGGCGGCGTAGGTGTTGATGGCCATATTGCTTTTAATGAGCCCGCGTCTTCTTTAAGTTCGCGCACCCGTATTAAAACCTTAACACCTGATACCATTATCGCGAATTCTCGTTTCTTTAATAACGATGTAAATCAAGTACCAAAATATGCTTTAACAATCGGTGTGGGTACATTACTTGATGCAGAAGAAGTGATGATTTTAGCAACAGGCCATAAGAAAGCCTTAGCCGTGCAAGCTGCGGTAGAAGGTGGGATTAATCACCTTTGGACGGTCAGTGCCTTACAGCTTCATCGCCATTTTGTTTTAGTCTGTGATGAGCCTGCACTGCAAGAATTAAAAGTGAAAACAGTGAAATATTTTACCGAATTGGAAGGTCGCGCGATTCATAGTGTGTTATAA